One Glycine max cultivar Williams 82 chromosome 8, Glycine_max_v4.0, whole genome shotgun sequence genomic window, atagttcatTTTAATACGCGAACCACACTTTTGACTTTAGTACAGTGTGGGATAGGGACGATGGACCCTTTTCCTTGCTACGTTCTCTGCTACCACATGCCCTCCCAACTTTGatggatcatttttattttgttcttattttactttaattattgaTTCTTTTGTTTGTAAATAATAACACCACAAAAACGTAGCATAgttaattaataactaaataacACCAACAAAAGTAAATTTGGGCCAACGTAAGCCCATTAGTTgctaattgaaaatatatacaCTTTTGTCAAGATATTGGCCCAATATGAGCCCATGAgttttcctttctatttttgGGGTAAATTTCCTACATTCTCACTATTGTTTCCTACACTTTTCATTGCATTTCGGAATCAGTTTTGAATAATGCAATGAGAAACGTAGGAAGCAACAGTcctaattttggttttttttcaaaaccaattttgcttctctttttaatattaaaaaaatataagttatgcCTATGATTAAGCTCAGAtctcatgaaaaaaataaaaaggagttTGGGCCTGTGTTTGAGCCCAATATGTTCGGTCAACAAACAAACAGAAAAGGGAGAAGCATCACTGTCCACCACTGCAGTGCCTCCCAGGATCTACTACCCCTGAATACATGCGCAGGCAAATAGCATTAAAGATTAGAGACTGCAATTAAAAAGTGCAAgtaggaaattaaaattttaattcacgATTAGGGTGAccagaaactttttttttttttgaaacagaAACTTAACTTGCCCTATAAATAACTTACACAAGAACGCCTCAGTTTTGGGGAGTGAAGTTTTTTCATCcttttggcttttagtttcagtaactaattttattcaaaaaaaaatcttaagatttCATTTTATgctcaaattttttgtttattcctTATTCCTAATTTAGGTTAAATTCGTATTTTAGTATAGATATTGCataggataaatatttattaaaataggtTACATATTCGAAAGGTTAGTAGAATTAATTATGGGATTTGATAAATTAGAATGGGAACAAACAAATTATGGAATATATTTACTCTTAATAATTATGGGTTAGATATTGTTGTCTCCTTGGATAGTTTTTAGAAGACACAATGTAAGATTCATAAATaactcataaaaaaatgtaagattCATAAACAGTAGCAtgaagaggatcacatattgtGTTGTGATGTATATATTTACACTTGCATACTTTTGGTTGTAATCATGCCAATAAGGTTATTAGTTATGATAGTTGGTGATATCAACGCTAAATAGTTTAACTTGgccttctttcaaaaaaaaaaaaaaaagtttaacttcGTCTGTGATTTCTAACTTATGAtcttatttgttgcttttatttCCTTTCCCTCGAAACACAAACCAAGGGCATGAGCATGTTAGCCCGTGGAAAGTTTTGGTGGTATGCAAAATATTTCTCCCTTATTTTGAGCATGTGAGTCTAGATTCCATGAAGGATATAAGCAGATGAAAAGCATAGAGCTTTTAGCTAGAAGCCAATGAATAGATACAAATCAAACTTCCTTTTTCCCATTCAGAGAGAAACATGTCAAGCACAAATGGACAACTGAAACCAATGGAAGGATGAACTTTTTATCAACGGTACATGAGAGTATATGAGGAGACAATAAAGTAGTCCTCTTTCACATACTAGCTCGTAGCCttcaaaaaaagagaaaattagtGCGTACAACAAAACAAGGCTAATAAGAGCAATTTAAGGAGGCATGCAACTACTAAAATCCAAACTTTCTTTTTGCCTTCTAGTGCTAGTGCTTGCCTGTGCAAGAATGAGATGATTCAGTAGTGGACAAGTCCTTTCGATTGCCTTTTATACTGGTTATGTGCTATGTATTTCTCATTTCTAGCTATAGAGAATGACCAGCCACGGTTTATTTCAAACGGTTTCTTTCAACTTTGATTAATATTATatagcacacatacacacatcCTGCATTTTATGTGTTCAGTGATCTATATTAAATACTtgcaatatttattaattaattactaattcTTTAAACTCCTTCCTTTATCCATTCAGTGATCTATCTCTCTGGTTTAGTTTagctacatacatgcatggttacaacaaattaaataattatagccGTGCTAgtccttaattatatatataggatacccacaaattaaaaatctaaatcaccctcaataattattttggtgTTACGTACTATTTGTGATCTGGTTGTCACAAACCAATCATGTCAACTATATGACATTTAGGTTGTGATATAACAAGTAATTAACCCTAAttgttttaataaattcaattttaaataaaaataattaaattaaaatgccaaatacttaattactaagttccttcttggaaaatgattttcttAGATAAGTTTGCACCAAAAACAGAGGATGTAGTTGTGaatgtgataaattattttttttcacattttttaaagTACAGAAATAATTCATAGACACCTGTATATAAATTCTAAACCCAGAAAGATAGAGGGATGCAAGAGAAAAATGtagataaaatatatgataatatatgaTAACATGACGAAGAGAAAACTAaaggatatcaaccaggtatatacactgaataaatGTCCATATATCATTagtctttaaaataataataaaggaatagggaaataataaatataatgatagcataataataaaagaggagtcaaataaagaaaaatacatgGTTAGTTTAAAAGCtagtatttgaatattaaaatattgttttatctaaaaaaatattagaccaCAAGTACAAACATGtatatagattatttttttcattttaaaatgcaCGCTTGTTAAATTCATTCAAAAGTTAAAAATCACATAAATTTCACTAGTAAACGTGAAAATCTTCACTACTAACTTCTGACTAAACGTGAAAAATGACATATATGATGTGAAATTAAATAGTAAATATATGATTAGTGATGgatgaaattcaaaaatatttacactaaTATCATAACAAAAAATAGACTGAAGCAAAGAATATaaagttatattattattatttggtggGTTGCAAGTACCTAATTTATACTTTAGGAATTAATTGAAGTGGGGTACTAGCCAGCGAATCTGGGTGTGCAGAAGTCGAAAAGGGGAACGATATGAAGAATAAAACAGAAATTGCGTCAGTACATGTGATACAACTGTGGCCACTAGCTAGTGAGGGTTTGGCTATGGAAGAGATAGAGAGTAGAGAGAGACAATTACAAAGGCAAATAAAACAGAGGCCCGTGAAGGCTGAGTGATAATATGCATGCATGTATACATGTGTCACTGATTCTGACTCAGAAAGACCATCCTCTCTTATTGTCCATCGGTTCAGTTCCCACATCCCTTCCCATGCAAATTTTAACAGTCTCCTAATCAAGAATATGACAACTATATCATCCACCTTTTTATGCTCTCCCTTGTTCAGTTTCTGTGATTCCTATCAATCCCTTTCACTAACTGTGCTGTGTTGTGGTTGTGGTGATAGCACATTGAGAAATGAGAAATAAAGTAGTGTGTACTTGGCCTTGGGTTTGCTTTTttcatttacaatgtaggtACATATATACCGAGAACGGATGTCACAATCCATGAATATTCATTTTACTATGCATGAAAACATACACTTTCAATAACCCATTAATTTCGATCGgttgtataataaaataaaacgagATAAgccaaataaaaaaagacacataataaaaatactattaatataatattgttcTATTCACATAATTAACAACCAAACTCTTAACATGTGTTTAAAGGATTTAATATAATGGTCACTTTGTCACACTTTATGAATTTTCATTTGTTAGAGATCATCCCCTCATTACTTGTAAATGGGAAATTTATGACTAACCATTTCAAAAAGAGGAAGTGTATAAAACTATAAATCATTATAAACCttgcttaattttttatgttcttagctcttttttatatttttcaatgaaaaCTATATCttccattaattatttataattaaaataattttattacaatagatttatttcaaaacaaaatttagtttttataccaATGTTATGTGACTTATGTCTCTTTGtctctcttcattttttatcattcaGTCTCGTCAGTGGCTTTTTTTTCCCATGTCCCTACGTGTAATAGGTGTGGAGGTGTCAGCTAGTCTTTATCCAAAtttaaatttggattttttttttatcaaagtagCAATGAGCTATTTTTATCGATTCGAAAATGGCAAGAATCCAAGACACATCACTCCATTCACCACCTATAAATACCCTGCCTGAGTTAAGTACTCACAAATCACAATATATATCATTCACATTCACTAAAGAGGAAGatgaagttataaaaaaaaagaagcctgGTATACAGAGGAGATGGCTTGCAGGGTGCAGAAAAGAATTTCGCTGCGCAGAAAACTTCACATTCTCCGAGTCCTTACCTACTCAAACTCTGTAATAATGCTGTCTAACTCCATCTATTTACAACCCTTCTTCCTCAATTTCTTTCTcatgatttcaaaattataataaccaTTTTTGATGCACTGAAGttgtttctgttttttgttttgaaggCCAAGAGAACCTCCCTTGCCAAGAGTACCGTTCTACGCTTATACAAGCTAAAGCTCGCACTGGAAACTGTCAAAAGACAGTATGAAAACCTATTAGCCACCAGAAGAGAGTGCGTTAGGCTATTGAACCATGTCAAAGAGAGCAAGGTATGCTTATTCTCTTAACCTTTCCTCAAAGGCACACATTAAAAACAAGGCCAATATATAGAAAGGAAAATATCTTTATCATAAGTAACATGTTAGAGATCCCAAGTTGACTAGTGATATGATATACAAGTGGAGGGACAATACTTGCCTCATTAGCTTATTTAGAATTTGGATTTGAGTCTGATTGAATACCAAAGTTAACTTACAAggtgaaaaaattgtttctacTTATATgcgttattttaattatatcataCTGTTTAACTCACCTTGAGCTATTTTAGAATTTCAGTTTGAGTTTGAttaattcatttccaaaagtcagcTTATAGGGTGAGAGTCCTCTCTATTTATATGGACTATTTTGATAATATAGCTTGTTAACACAAGATCTTTATGTTTATGCTAGTTAACATgatattgattattaattatttttttaatatttaatgttccAATTAAAATGAAACAGGATGTGAAAATAGAGAAGGTAGGGGCAGGAACTTTTATGGTGAGGGTCACATGTGAGAAAGGAGGTGACAATCTGGTGGCTATATTAAAGGCATTTGATGAGATGTGCCTGGATGTTCAGCAAGCGAGAGTTTCATGTGAAAATGGTTTTTTTCTGGAAGCCATTGCTGTGGCTGAGGACCAAACGCTGGATGTAAGAGATATCACTGAAGTGCTTCTAAAAGCAATTGGAAAGCAGAGTGGTGAAAAGGACTCGCAGATGTTTGACAAATGCTGTGATTCGTGACTTTTTTTAAGTACTTTAATTTGTTCAACATCCTGTGTATCTCAAACTAGTTAATACCAATTTCACgttaatcttcttttttttattttttatcggcAAACTAGTTGATACCAGATTTTAGACTAAAATTTTCCTTCATATATAAAGTGCGAGGGGATTAGAGAAATAACATGTTtagttaaaattgtttttttgggATGAAAGAAATAGAATGGAGTGATGTAGGAGAGAtattaaatagggaaaataacaagacaaaagcATAAATACAATAGCACAATAcgcaagtaaaaaataaattccttCCAATTTATAAGAATTTGGAAATAGCAACAACAAACAAATAGCTAGAGACAAA contains:
- the LOC100814945 gene encoding uncharacterized protein — its product is MACRVQKRISLRRKLHILRVLTYSNSAKRTSLAKSTVLRLYKLKLALETVKRQYENLLATRRECVRLLNHVKESKDVKIEKVGAGTFMVRVTCEKGGDNLVAILKAFDEMCLDVQQARVSCENGFFLEAIAVAEDQTLDVRDITEVLLKAIGKQSGEKDSQMFDKCCDS